One segment of Brienomyrus brachyistius isolate T26 unplaced genomic scaffold, BBRACH_0.4 scaffold50, whole genome shotgun sequence DNA contains the following:
- the LOC125723645 gene encoding protein lifeguard 2-like isoform X2, which yields MTQGKVFVADKTLSGPQGDGTPPVCPPSYEEATAGPSLCHSYQGGGEMLTEFTWQDKNIRRIFIRKVYCILMIQLCVAVAVVALFSYSEPVKTYIQANPGWYWASYVVFCVTFISLSFCSVARRCFPWNLILLAVFTLSLSYMTAMVSSYYNTRSVLVTLGITALVCLSVTVFSFQTKIDFTSCQGVLLILSMTVCFCGIFLACVVPFGYVPWLQAIYAVLGAIVFTMFLVFDTQVLLGKKHSSISPEDYIFASLSIYLDIIYIFSFLLQLFGMDRY from the exons atGACGCAGGGGAAG GTCTTTGTGGCAGACAAGACACTCAGTGGCCCCCAAGGAGACGGGACGCCTCCAGTTTGCCCTCCCAGCTACGAAGAGGCAACTGCAG GCCCCAGCCTGTGTCACAGCTACCAGGGCGGTGGAGAGATGCTCACGGAGTTTACCTGGCAGGACAAAAACATCCGACGGATCTTCATTCGTAAG GTTTATTGCATCTTGATGATCCAGCTCTGTGTCGCTGTGGCTGTGGTCGCCCTTTTCTCCTATAG CGAGCCGGTGAAGACGTACATCCAGGCGAACCCAGGCTGGTACTGGGCTTCCTA CGTCGTGTTCTGTGTCACCTTCATCTCGCTCTCCTTCTGCTCCGTGGCAAG GAGGTGCTTTCCATGGAACCTGATTCTGCTGGCCGTCTTT ACTCTGTCCCTTTCCTATATGACGGCGATGGTGTCCAG TTATTACAACACCAGGTCTGTTTTGGTCACCCTGGGAATCACAGCtctggtctgtctctctgtcaccGTTTTCAGCTTCCAGACTAAG ATTGACTTCACCTCCTGCCAGGGAGTGTTGCTTATCCTGTCTATGACTGTCTGCTTCTGTGGCATTTTCCTGGCCTGCGTCGTGCCGTTCGGATAT gTTCCGTGGTTACAAGCCATCTACGCTGTTCTGGGAGCGATCGTGTTTACTATG TTCCTGGTATTTGACACCCAGGTTCTTCTGGGAAAGAAGCATTCCTCCATTAGTCCTGAAGACTACATCTTTGCCTCACTCAGCATCTACCTGGACATCATCTACATATTCTCTTTCTTACTCCAGCTCTTTGGGATGGATAGGTATTGA
- the LOC125723645 gene encoding protein lifeguard 2-like isoform X1, protein MTQGKVFVADKTLSGPQGDGTPPVCPPSYEEATAGCRGPSLCHSYQGGGEMLTEFTWQDKNIRRIFIRKVYCILMIQLCVAVAVVALFSYSEPVKTYIQANPGWYWASYVVFCVTFISLSFCSVARRCFPWNLILLAVFTLSLSYMTAMVSSYYNTRSVLVTLGITALVCLSVTVFSFQTKIDFTSCQGVLLILSMTVCFCGIFLACVVPFGYVPWLQAIYAVLGAIVFTMFLVFDTQVLLGKKHSSISPEDYIFASLSIYLDIIYIFSFLLQLFGMDRY, encoded by the exons atGACGCAGGGGAAG GTCTTTGTGGCAGACAAGACACTCAGTGGCCCCCAAGGAGACGGGACGCCTCCAGTTTGCCCTCCCAGCTACGAAGAGGCAACTGCAGGTTGTCGTG GCCCCAGCCTGTGTCACAGCTACCAGGGCGGTGGAGAGATGCTCACGGAGTTTACCTGGCAGGACAAAAACATCCGACGGATCTTCATTCGTAAG GTTTATTGCATCTTGATGATCCAGCTCTGTGTCGCTGTGGCTGTGGTCGCCCTTTTCTCCTATAG CGAGCCGGTGAAGACGTACATCCAGGCGAACCCAGGCTGGTACTGGGCTTCCTA CGTCGTGTTCTGTGTCACCTTCATCTCGCTCTCCTTCTGCTCCGTGGCAAG GAGGTGCTTTCCATGGAACCTGATTCTGCTGGCCGTCTTT ACTCTGTCCCTTTCCTATATGACGGCGATGGTGTCCAG TTATTACAACACCAGGTCTGTTTTGGTCACCCTGGGAATCACAGCtctggtctgtctctctgtcaccGTTTTCAGCTTCCAGACTAAG ATTGACTTCACCTCCTGCCAGGGAGTGTTGCTTATCCTGTCTATGACTGTCTGCTTCTGTGGCATTTTCCTGGCCTGCGTCGTGCCGTTCGGATAT gTTCCGTGGTTACAAGCCATCTACGCTGTTCTGGGAGCGATCGTGTTTACTATG TTCCTGGTATTTGACACCCAGGTTCTTCTGGGAAAGAAGCATTCCTCCATTAGTCCTGAAGACTACATCTTTGCCTCACTCAGCATCTACCTGGACATCATCTACATATTCTCTTTCTTACTCCAGCTCTTTGGGATGGATAGGTATTGA